From the genome of Lotus japonicus ecotype B-129 chromosome 6, LjGifu_v1.2, one region includes:
- the LOC130723697 gene encoding uncharacterized protein LOC130723697 isoform X2, with protein sequence MVLMDQYGGKIQASLGNVMYRKWAHKFSEGNVYEINFFIVIATKGSYRATNHAYRILFSGKTKVFPCDCNVIPNWGLSLKMSTEVSSSDAETVYLCGIIGLINAVSPVRVCKKGVVDLKIMVIQILDEIGQVPIVLLGQSAGIVSEYLSNHPNEKPVVVVQYAKLIEFQGHKLLQTLIPVSQIFLNPDIEEVTMFRTRFCGNVSHYGGPILESFDVDDCHARFYDFEIRYPNKDFHYVDCVPCFCFSVGEYQVTELEQDVLKCEEESCDGYLRECELFELTESHFVSVLWRQTFFENCCEGFPCEEFDGVEDVALYFEKEAVAGGI encoded by the exons ATGGTGTTAATGGACCAATAT GGAGGAAAAATTCAGGCCTCATTGGGAAATGTTATGTATCGCAAATGGGCTCATAAATTTTCTGAGGGGAATGTATACgagataaatttttttattgtaattGCTACAAAGGGATCATATCGTGCTACTAATCATGCATATAGGATTCTTTTCAGCGGGAAAACAAAGGTTTTTCCATGTGATTGTAATGTTATACCAAATTGGGGCCTATCTTTGAAAATGTCAACGGAAGTCTCTTCAAGTGATGCTGAAACTGTGTATTTATGTG GTATCATTGGTTTGATCAATGCTGTGTCACCTGTTAGGGTTTGTAAGAAAGGTGTTGTAGATCTGAAGATAATGGTGATCCAGATATTGGATGAGAT AGGTCAAGTTCCAATTGTTTTGCTTGGCCAATCTGCTGGTATTGTATCTGAGTACTTATCGAACCACCCCAATGAGAAGCCTGTTGTTGTTGTACAGTATGCAAAGCTTATTGAATTTCAAG GGCATAAGTTATTGCAGACATTAATACCTGTGTCTCAGATTTTCTTGAACCCTGACATTGAGGAGGTTACAATGTTTAGGACTAG GTTTTGTGGGAATGTGTCTCATTATGGTGGACCTATTTTGGAGTCATTCGATGTAGATGATTGTCATGCGAGATTTTATGATTTTGAAATAAGATATCCGAATAAG GATTTCCATTATGTGGATTGTGTGccctgtttttgtttttctgttgGAGAATATCAAGTTACTGAGTTAGAGCAGGATGTGTTAAAATGTGAAGAGGAAAGCTGTGATGGTTATCTCCGTGAATGTGAATTATTTGAACTGACGGAATCTCATTTTGTGTCTGTTTTGTGGCGGCAGACATTTTTT GAAAATTGTTGTGAAGGATTTCCATGTGAAGAGtttgatggtgtagaagatGTGGCGCTTTATTTTGAAAAGGAAGCAGTTGCAGGAGGAATTTAA
- the LOC130723697 gene encoding uncharacterized protein LOC130723697 isoform X1, translated as MTWCKLLLYSAGLQKGGKIQASLGNVMYRKWAHKFSEGNVYEINFFIVIATKGSYRATNHAYRILFSGKTKVFPCDCNVIPNWGLSLKMSTEVSSSDAETVYLCGIIGLINAVSPVRVCKKGVVDLKIMVIQILDEIGQVPIVLLGQSAGIVSEYLSNHPNEKPVVVVQYAKLIEFQGHKLLQTLIPVSQIFLNPDIEEVTMFRTRFCGNVSHYGGPILESFDVDDCHARFYDFEIRYPNKDFHYVDCVPCFCFSVGEYQVTELEQDVLKCEEESCDGYLRECELFELTESHFVSVLWRQTFFENCCEGFPCEEFDGVEDVALYFEKEAVAGGI; from the exons ATGACTTGGTGTAAATTACTTTTATACAGTGCAGGGTTACAGAAG GGAGGAAAAATTCAGGCCTCATTGGGAAATGTTATGTATCGCAAATGGGCTCATAAATTTTCTGAGGGGAATGTATACgagataaatttttttattgtaattGCTACAAAGGGATCATATCGTGCTACTAATCATGCATATAGGATTCTTTTCAGCGGGAAAACAAAGGTTTTTCCATGTGATTGTAATGTTATACCAAATTGGGGCCTATCTTTGAAAATGTCAACGGAAGTCTCTTCAAGTGATGCTGAAACTGTGTATTTATGTG GTATCATTGGTTTGATCAATGCTGTGTCACCTGTTAGGGTTTGTAAGAAAGGTGTTGTAGATCTGAAGATAATGGTGATCCAGATATTGGATGAGAT AGGTCAAGTTCCAATTGTTTTGCTTGGCCAATCTGCTGGTATTGTATCTGAGTACTTATCGAACCACCCCAATGAGAAGCCTGTTGTTGTTGTACAGTATGCAAAGCTTATTGAATTTCAAG GGCATAAGTTATTGCAGACATTAATACCTGTGTCTCAGATTTTCTTGAACCCTGACATTGAGGAGGTTACAATGTTTAGGACTAG GTTTTGTGGGAATGTGTCTCATTATGGTGGACCTATTTTGGAGTCATTCGATGTAGATGATTGTCATGCGAGATTTTATGATTTTGAAATAAGATATCCGAATAAG GATTTCCATTATGTGGATTGTGTGccctgtttttgtttttctgttgGAGAATATCAAGTTACTGAGTTAGAGCAGGATGTGTTAAAATGTGAAGAGGAAAGCTGTGATGGTTATCTCCGTGAATGTGAATTATTTGAACTGACGGAATCTCATTTTGTGTCTGTTTTGTGGCGGCAGACATTTTTT GAAAATTGTTGTGAAGGATTTCCATGTGAAGAGtttgatggtgtagaagatGTGGCGCTTTATTTTGAAAAGGAAGCAGTTGCAGGAGGAATTTAA